The following coding sequences are from one Lolium rigidum isolate FL_2022 chromosome 6, APGP_CSIRO_Lrig_0.1, whole genome shotgun sequence window:
- the LOC124659681 gene encoding ubiquitin-conjugating enzyme E2-17 kDa-like, whose product MASKRILKELKDLQKDPPTSCSAGPAGEDMFHWQATIMGPPDSPYAGGVFLVNIHFPPDYPFKPPKVSFKTKVFHPNINSNGSICLDILKEQWSPALTISKVLLSICSLLTDPNPDDPLVPEIAHMYKTDRSKYETTARSWTQKYAMG is encoded by the exons ATGGCTTCAAAACGTATCCTCAAGGAGCTAAAGGACTTGCAGAAAGATCCTCCGACATCATGCAGTGCAG GTCCCGCTGGCGAGGATATGTTCCATTGGCAGGCAACCATTATGGGCCCGCCTGATAGTCCGTATGCTGGAGGTGTTTTCCTAGTGAATATCCATTTCCCCCCGGACTACCCCTTCAAGCCTCCGAAG GTATCTTTCAAGACAAAAGTCTTCCATCCGAACATCAATAGCAATGGAAGCATATGCCTCGACATTCTGAAGGAGCAATGGAGTCCTGCTTTGACAATCTCTAAG GTTTTGCTTTCAATCTGCTCGCTGCTTACCGACCCCAACCCGGACGACCCTCTTGTCCCTGAGATTGCCCACATGTACAAGACGGACCGGTCTAAGTATGAGACGACAGCCCGCAGCTGGACGCAGAAGTATGCCATGGGATGA
- the LOC124667092 gene encoding uncharacterized protein LOC124667092 gives MQSEQVKMRFGRCPYCRAMIYQDPSAVIYYCSKCRTPIRGKNPEPADDTDYALAQLEILSFDTMSTFSDDTDLTSSTAELDLTTSTRDNGVAASSSSAYRPYRSAIRTGPRSGDLDRYGEPAEARGTGSSPMHSRVSELRPASRRTRRPASADLDDHGSGGDFDVPRTKSASCYGRRASPLSSQELDAAVMGLPGDARGNGPASAAAAAAAAARSPLGDPAFQQDLLQALESLRKLIVAVEEPLRVDAPRLDLAAGAPPPKTAPYSNGAPQKVTRRDSRILRRLESQLAHALPEEDKVRRHDKAASSPSLMPSASASSASSSRRGASSRQLICRPILGGTPFVACDKCEEMLQLPAALSVDRLARLQCGGCGETLAVTLPARRAGSSTDRPRKIFSAPQPTGFGADDADEQHTRAAARSRLSGEQLRQGPVEGPLHRMLGYSSVSSVLRSRRYDEDI, from the coding sequence ATGCAGAGCGAGCAGGTGAAGATGCGGTTCGGGCGGTGCCCCTACTGCCGCGCCATGATCTACCAGGACCCCAGCGCCGTCATCTACTACTGCAGCAAGTGCCGCACGCCCATCCGGGGCAAGAACCCGGAGCCGGCCGACGACACCGACTACGCGCTCGCGCAGCTCGAGATCCTCTCCTTCGACACCATGTCCACCTTCTCCGACGACACGGACCTCACCAGCTCCACCGCCGAGCTCGACCTGACGACCAGCACCCGGGACAACGGGGTcgccgcctcctcatcctccgcgTACAGGCCTTACAGGAGCGCGATCAGAACCGGTCCGAGGAGCGGCGATCTTGACAGGTACGGCGAACCCGCTGAGGCTCGGGGAACCGGATCGTCCCCGATGCACAGCCGCGTCAGCGAGCTCCGGCCGGCCTCGCGGAGGACCAGGCGGCCCGCCAGCGCCGACCTCGACGACCACGGATCCGGCGGCGACTTCGACGTGCCGAGGACCAAGTCGGCATCGTGCTACGGGCGCCGGGCGTCCCCGCTCAGCTCGCAGGAACTCGACGCTGCGGTGATGGGTTTGCCAGGCGATGCGCGCGGAAACGgaccggcctccgccgccgccgccgctgctgctgccgccagATCGCCGCTGGGCGACCCCGCGTTCCAGCAGGACCTCCTGCAGGCGCTGGAGAGCCTCCGCaagctcatcgtcgccgtcgaggAGCCTCTCAGGGTCGACGCGCCCCGGCTCGACCTCGCCGCGGGCGCGCCTCCTCCCAAGACCGCGCCTTACAGCAACGGCGCCCCGCAGAAGGTCACGCGGCGCGACTCCCGCATCCTGCGCCGCCTCGAGTCGCAGCTCGCGCACGCGTTGCCCGAGGAGGACAAGGTCCGGCGCCACGACAAGGCCGCCAGCTCCCCTTCATTAATGCCGTCGGCATCGGCGTCATCAGCATCGAGCAGCCGGCGCGGGGCGTCGTCGAGGCAGCTGATCTGCCGCCCGATCCTGGGCGGCACGCCGTTCGTCGCCTGCGACAAGTGCGAGGAGATGCTGCAgctgccggcggcgctgtccGTGGACAGGCTCGCCAGGCTGCAGTGCGGCGGCTGCGGAGAAACGCTCGCGGTGACGCTGCCGGCGAGGCGCGCTGGCAGCTCGACGGACCGGCCGAGGAAGATATTTTCCGCGCCGCAGCCAACTGGTTTTGGCGCCGACGATGCGGACGAGCAGCACACGCGCGCGGCTGCGAGGAGCCGCCTGAGCGGCGAGCAGCTGCGGCAGGGGCCCGTCGAAGGGCCGCTCCACCGCATGCTCGGGTACAGCTCGGTTAGCTCGGTTCTCCGGAGCCGGCGGTACGACGAGGACATCTGA
- the LOC124662944 gene encoding putative pentatricopeptide repeat-containing protein At3g11460, mitochondrial yields the protein MAADPFTSTSTTGAFASDANSTESWSARVRSLTRLGRHREALALLRDGDPYPPPHALALPAAVISCTALSLPSGVAQIQALGYKRGLLPSSDAYLLSALLSSYSRLGHLRRAHQLLDEMPLASTPPTTLRTAFNSLISGCAMHALPAACFAIFRRMRAAGAPFDAVTLMTLVPAAPQTAVPQLHALAGKAGLAAETAVANCLISVYARRGAALARQVFDEMPVASRDLVSWNAVISAHSQNGLAVDTLDLYNRMRGHDGGGVEPDAVTLVGVLSSCAHLGARGVGLGVERYMQERLPGFRDNLQLCNSLINFHARCGSLPQAQQLFNEMPKRSIVSWTALITGYGMHGHGDVAVDLFEMMVSEGIRPDNVAMVGLLSACSHAGLYDEGRKYFSAMESAYQLRPTLEHYTCMVDLLGRAGRLEEARELISSMPMPADGAVWGALLGACKIHKNVEMGEEAFEHVIKLEPSNAGYYVLMANIYTDTGQLDGVVRIRSMMRERGLKKEPGCSYIEHKGRVHLFMADDHSHLQAKRIYELVIKLEQMVKEKTDGAAGTEGGRVVEGHSQKAAVPLIGFHSEKLAVAFGMLNTADDEIVVIKNLRVCGDCHTFLKTVSAIVNRAFLVRDASRFHRFEGGACSCKDYW from the coding sequence ATGGCCGCCGATCCtttcacctccacctccaccaccggcgcctTCGCGAGCGACGCTAATTCCACCGAGTCATGGAGCGCCCGGGTGCGCTCGCTGACGCGCCTCGGCCGGCACCGGGAGGCCCTGGCCCTCCTCCGGGACGGCGACCCCTACCCGCCGCCGCACGCGCTGGCGCTACCAGCAGCGGTCATCTCCTGCACGGCGCTATCCCTCCCCTCCGGCGTCGCCCAGATACAGGCGCTCGGCTACAAGCGCGGCCTGCTCCCATCCTCCGACGCCTACCTCCTCTCCGCGCTGCTCTCCTCCTACTCCCGCCTCGGCCACCTCCGGCGCGCCCACCAGCTCCTCGACGAAATGCCCCTCGCGTCCACGCCGCCCACCACGCTCCGCACCGCCTTCAACTCCCTCATCTCCGGGTGCGCCATGCACGCGCTCCCGGCCGCCTGCTTCGCCATCTTCCGCCGCATGCGCGCGGCCGGCGCCCCCTTCGACGCCGTCACTCTCATGACGCTGGTCCCGGCCGCTCCTCAGACCGCCGTGCCGCAGCTCCATGCCCTCGCGGGGAAAGCAGGACTCGCCGCCGAGACAGCCGTTGCCAACTGCCTCATATCCGTCTACGCGCGCCGCGGCGCCGCCCTTGCCCGGCAGGTGTTCGACGAGATGCCGGTGGCCTCCCGCGACCTCGTCTCGTGGAACGCCGTGATCTCAGCCCACTCGCAGAACGGCCTCGCGGTGGACACCCTTGACCTCTACAACCGCATGCGTGGCCACGATGGCGGCGGTGTGGAGCCAGACGCCGTGACTCTCGTCGGCGTGCTCTCCTCCTGCGCCCACCTCGGCGCGCGCGGTGTAGGCCTGGGCGTTGAACGGTACATGCAGGAGAGGCTGCCAGGGTTCCGCGACAACTTGCAGCTTTGCAACTCGCTCATCAACTTCCATGCGCGCTGCGGCAGCTTGCCCCAGGCGCAGCAGCTGTTCAACGAAATGCCTAAGAGGAGCATCGTGTCGTGGACGGCGCTGATCACTGGGTACGGCATGCATGGGCATGGTGATGTTGCCGTTGATCTCTTTGAGATGATGGTGTCAGAAGGCATCCGGCCAGATAATGTTGCGATGGTTGGCCTCTTGTCGGCGTGCAGCCATGCTGGGTTGTATGATGAGGGGCGCAAGTATTTCTCGGCAATGGAGAGCGCCTACCAGCTGCGACCTACACTGGAGCACTATACGTGCATGGTGGACCTTCTTGGACGGGCAGGACGTCTCGAGGAGGCACGGGAACTGATCTCGTCGATGCCCATGCCAGCCGATGGTGCCGTGTGGGGTGCCCTTCTTGGGGCTTGCAAGATACATAAGAATGTGGAGATGGGGGAGGAGGCTTTTGAGCATGTCATCAAGCTTGAGCCGAGCAACGCGGGCTACTACGTGCTCATGGCAAACATATACACTGACACAGGACAACTGGACGGTGTGGTGAGGATACGGTCGATGATGAGGGAGCGCGGGCTCAAGAAGGAGCCTGGGTGCAGCTACATTGAACACAAGGGGAGAGTTCACCTGTTCATGGCTGACGACCACTCGCATCTGCAGGCAAAGAGGATTTACGAGCTCGTGATTAAGCTTGAACAGATGGTGAAGGAGAAGACTGATGGCGCTGCAGGAACGGAGGGAGGCAGGGTGGTCGAGGGGCACTCGCAGAAGGCGGCTGTGCCATTGATCGGCTTTCACAGCGAGAAGCTTGCCGTGGCCTTTGGTATGCTGAACACTGCAGACGATGAGATTGTAGTGATCAAGAACCTAAGGGTATGTGGGGACTGCCACACGTTCCTAAAGACTGTCTCTGCAATTGTGAACCGGGCATTTCTTGTTAGGGATGCGAGCCGCTTTCATCGCTTCGAGGGTGGAGCATGCTCCTGCAAAGATTACTGGTGA
- the LOC124660206 gene encoding N-terminal kinase-like protein yields MFKFLKDVVAGSGSGLKDFPYTIGEPHASAWGSWAHHRGASKDDGSPVSIFSLSGSNPQDRHLVAGRNGVKRLRTVRHPNILSFLHSTEAEVPDGPSVKHTIYIVTEPVTPLAEKIKELNLGGTQRDEYFAWGLHQISKAVSFLNNDCKLVHGNVCLASVVVTQTLDWKLHAFDVLSEFDANNEAAGSPMLQFEWLVGNQYKPMELTKSDWASIRKSPPWAIDSWGLGCLIYELFSGGKLTRTEDLRNIASIPKSLLPDYQKLLSSTPSRRMNPSKLIDNSEFFQNKLVETIQFMEVLNLKDSVEKDSFFRKLPNIAEQLPREIVLKKLLPVLQSALEFGSAAAPALTVLLKMGSWLPADQFSAKVLPTIVKLFASNDRAIRVSLLQHIDQFGESLAAQTVDEQVFPHVATGFSDTSSFLRELTLKSMLILAPKLSQRTISGSLLKYLSKLQVDEEPAIRTNTTILLGNISNYMNDGTRKRVLINAFTVRALRDTFPPARAAGIMALSVTSSYYEMTEIATRILPNIVVLTFDPDSDVRTKAFQATDQFLQIAKQHHEKLNTGDNRAAESTGVQLKPGNTGLLGWAMSSITQKGRPSDHGPVSTANASNSQVSASPSGTSDTHSAPIAYAPSTSNSLDQTAPALSSSSVDGWGELENDNQGENGSDNEGWDDVDPFEEKSAPSLLSNIQAAQKRPVVQPKQPVPSSSRSNPPMAPKAEDDALWGPMAAPAPKGASKSADTKPSVPHNDPDDLWGSIAAPPPKSSGRPSKPAASNSDDLWGAIAAPPPATKARPLASSGRGRGTKPAPKLGAQRIGRTSSTGM; encoded by the exons ATGTTCAAGTTCCTCAAGGATGTGGTCGCGGGATCCGGATCGGGCCTCAAGGACTTCCCCTACACCATTGGCGAgccccacgcctccgcctggggcTCCTGGGCGCACCACCGCGGCGCCTCCAAG GATGATGGATCGCCTGTTTCTATTTTCTCGCTGTCAGGGAGCAACCCTCAAGACAGGCACTTGGTCGCTGGTCGAAATGGTGTCAAGAGATTACGGACA GTGCGCCATCCGAATATATTATCCTTTCTTCACAGTACTGAAGCAGAAGTTCCCGATGGACCTTCTGTAAAACACACAATATATATAGTTACAGAGCCTGTTACACCACTCGCGGAAAAAATCAAGGAACTGAACCTGGGAGGTACACAGAG AGATGAGTATTTTGCTTGGGGTCTTCATCAGATATCAAAAGCTGTGAGCTTTCTCAACAACGATTGCAAGCTC GTTCATGGGAACGTATGCTTGGCCAGTGTAGTTGTTACTCAAACTCTGGACTGGAAGCTTCATGCTTTTGATGTTCTCTCAGAATTTGATGCCAATAACGAAGCTGCTGGTAGCCCCATGCTG CAATTTGAATGGTTAGTTGGAAATCAATACAAGCCAATGGAGCTGACAAAGTCAGATTGGGCTTCAATTAGAAAATCACCTCCATGGGCGATTGATTCCTGGGGATTGG GGTGCTTAATTTATGAGCTCTTTTCTGGTGGAAAGTTGACCAGGACAGAGGACCTTCGCAACATCGCTTCAATCCCAAAG TCTCTGCTTCCAGATTACCAGAAGCTCTTGAGTTCTACACCTTCTCGTAGAATGAATCCTTCAAAACTTATTGACAACAGTG AGTTTTTCCAGAACAAGTTGGTAGAGACCATCCAGTTCATGGAAGTTCTCAATTTAAAAGACAGtgttgagaaagatagctttttcCGGAAACTCCCAAATATAGCAGAACAGCTTCCCCGTGAGATAGTTCTGAAGAAG TTGCTCCCTGTGTTGCAATCTGCTCTTGAATTTGGTTCAGCTGCTGCTCCAGCCTTGACTGTGCTGCTAAAGATGGGTTCCTGGCTTCCAGCTGACCAATTTAGTGCCAAG GTTTTGCCGACTATTGTGAAGCTTTTTGCTTCGAATGACCGAGCTATCCGAGTTAGTCTCTTGCAGCACATAGATCAGTTTGGAGAGTCATTGGCAGCACAAACAGTTGATGAACAA GTTTTTCCTCATGTTGCCACAGGGTTCTCTGATACTTCTTCTTTCCTCCGTGAATTGACATTGAAGTCGATGCTTATATTGGCACCAAAA TTATCTCAGCGTACAATCTCAGGATCTCTCTTGAAGTATCTCTCTAAGCTCCAG GTGGATGAAGAACCCGCAATCCGGACAAACACTACGATTCTTCTTGGGAATATATCAAATTATATGAATGATGGG ACTAGGAAGCGAGTATTGATCAATGCATTCACAGTTCGTGCCTTACGAGATACCTTCCCTCCTGCTCGAGCAGCTG GAATCATGGCGCTGAGTGTCACTAGTTCATACTACGAAATGACAGAGATTGCAACGCGTATACTGCCTAACATTGTTGTACTTACATTTGACCCAGACAG TGACGTGAGGACTAAGGCTTTCCAGGCTACTGACCAATTCTTGCAAATAGCAAAACAGCATCATGAAAAG CTTAATACAGGAGACAACAGGGCAGCCGAGTCTACTGGTGTTCAGTTGAAGCCTGGAAATACTGGTTTACTTGG GTGGGCCATGAGTTCTATTACTCAGAAGGGAAGACCTTCTGACCATGGTCCAGTTTCTACTGCAAATGCTAGTAACTCTCAAGTTTCAGCATCCCCCAGTGGTACATCAG ATACTCACTCTGCCCCAATAGCATATGCACCATCCACATCCAACTCTCTCGATCAAACTGCACCAGCACTATCAAGCTCCTCCGTAGATGGATGGGGTGAGCTCGAGAATGATAACCAGGGAGAGAATGGTAGCGACAACGAAGGATGGGATGATGTAGATCCATTTGAGGAGAAGTCAGCACCATCTCTTCTGTCCAACATACAGGCTGCTCAGAAACGTCCGGTGGTGCAACCGAAGCAACCTG TTCCAAGTTCATCAAGATCAAATCCACCAATGGCGCCAAAAGCAGAAGATGATGCTCTATGGGGTCCTATGGCTGCTCCAGCGCCCAAAGGTGCATCAAAGTCTGCAGACACAAAACCCTCAGTACCACACAATGACCCCGATGACCTCTGGGGTTCAATAGCTGCACCTCCACCAAAATCATCTGGGAGACCTTCAAAGCCGGCAGCATCGAACAGTGACGACCTATGGGGTGCCATCGCGGCACCCCCACCGGCGACCAAAGCTAGGCCTCTAGCATCATCAGGTAGGGGCCGAGGAACGAAGCCAGCACCAAAACTTGGTGCTCAAAGAATAGGAAGGACTTCCTCAACTGGGATGTAG